From the genome of Alcanivorax sp.:
CAGACGCCCCACATTGCCAATGGGATGGGGCGAGTCGTCCAGCCCCCCTTCCATCACAAAACCCAGACGGCGGGCCAGCTGGGCGTTGTTACCCAGGGTCGGGTGGGCATCCAGCGGCAGGTGATAGGCAAACAGGTTGATGTCATGGCGAAGGAGAGTCTGCAGGCGTTGCTTCTTCATCCCGCGCACACGCTGATCTTCGCCCTTCCAGAAATACCCGTGATGCACCAGGATGGCGTCAGCGTCTTCAACGATGGCCGCATCAATCAACGCCTGACAGGCGGTCACACCGCTGACCACCCGGCGAATCTGCTCCCGGCCCTCTACTTGCAAGCCATTCGGGCAATAATCCTGGAATCGGTCTGCCGCCAGTTCCTTATCGAGCAGAGACAGCATGTAATCGCGCTTGAGCATGACACCTACCGGGCAATATCCTGACAATGTGTTAGGCCTGTGACGCCGTCTGGACGGTAGAATTTATCTGTCACAGGCCCTACTATGCGCGCAGTTTACCTACCCGGGCCTGCTCTTGTCTCGCCATCCGGCTGTCGTCACCATTCAGCGCAGGCGGGACAACCGGTTACCGCATACCTATGGGGGCATTTCAGGTGGTCAGAGTGATACGTTTTTTTGCCGGCCCGATCCTGGCCGGTCTGGCCGTGGGACTTGCCGTACTCTGGTGGTACGAATGGGGCCCCAGTGCCCAGCCCGCCCGCCATGACACCGGGGTAGCCAGCTATGCCGGCGCGGTGAATCATGCCGCCCCAGCGGTGGTCAACATCTACACCACCCAGATCGTCACCAACGACGATGATGCCGAGGCTCCCCTGTTCAACCGTTTTATGGAACAGCCGCGCCGTGAACGGGCCTTGAGCAGCCTGGGCTCCGGCGTGATTGTGGATGACAAGGGATACATCCTGACCAGTTATCACGTTATCCGCGACGCGGATGAAATACTGGTGGCCCTGCGTGATGGCCGTGATAGTCCGGCACGCGTAGTCGGCACGGACCCGGAGACCGATCTGGCTCTGCTGCATATTGCTCTTGAAGACCTGCCTGAAGTGGAACTTAACGGTAACGGACCGGTGCAGGTGGGTGATGTGGTGCTGGCCATCGGCAATCCGCTGGGCGTGGGACAGACCGTCTCCATGGGCATCGTCAGCGCCACCGGCCGCAGCCATCTGGGTATTGCCACCTTTGAAAACTTTATCCAGACCGACGCGGCCATCAATCGCGGTAACTCCGGCGGGGCGCTCATTGACACCAACGGGCACCTGATCGGCATCAATACGGCCATCCTCTCCGCCGATGGCAGCTGGCAGGGCATTGGTTTCGCGACCCCCGCCTCTATCGCCAGCGAGGTAATGACAGACCTGATCGAGCATGGCCGGGTGATCCGTGGCTATCTGGGGGTCACGGTTCAGGACATGACGCCGTCACTGGCCGACACCTTTGGCATCGATGAAGTGCGCGGCGGCGTGGTCACCGCGGTGGTAGTAGACAGCCCGGCCCACAAGGGCGGCCTGCAACCGGGCGATGTATTGGTGGGCGTTAACGGGGACCTCATGAAGGACGGCTACGAGGCCATGAACCGAATCGCTGGTATGAAGCCGGATCAGCAAGTCACCCTGAACATCATCCGCAACCGCCAGCCCATGAGCATGGACGTCGTCATAGGCACCCGCCCACCGGCGGAAGCGGAATAGGTGACGCCTGACGCCTGACGCCTGACGCCTGACGCCTGACGCCTGACGCCTGACGCCTGACGCCTGACGCCTGACGCCTGACGCCTGACGCCTGACGCCTGACGCCTGACGCAAAAAGGCCCGCCCGGTAAACCGGGCGGGCCTTTTTGCGTCGGTAAAACCCTCGCTATACCCCGCCGTAGGAGCCCAGCTTGCCTGGGCGATCCGAGCCTAAGCGAGGCAAGGATTCCAGAAGCCAGGTTCGAAGATCAAAAGAACTGAACCAGGCACACGATCTGTGGTTTTGCCTTTCGAAACTCGCTTCTCGCGACTCGAAACTCATTACCTCGCTTAGGCTCGGATCGCTTGCAGGCAAGCTCCTACACCCCCCCACAGCCTCCAGAGCCGCCAGAGCCCTCTTACAGCAATGTATCCAGCGCTTTAATCAACGCCTGGTTCTGCTCCGGGGTGCCCACGGTGATACGCAGGTGGTCTGCTATACGCTCAGGCTTGCCGAAGTGGCGAACAATGACACCCTGCTCTCTCAATCCTTTCGCCAGGCTTTCGCCACTATGTTGCGGATGGCGGGTAAAAAGAAAGTTGGCGGCGGACGGCAGGCTTTCAAAACCTCGACGGGAAAGCTCGCTATCGAGCCAGTCTCGTTGGCTGATCACCAACTCACAGCCCTTCTCAAACCATGCCTTGTCTTCAAAGGCCGCCGCACCCGCCGCAATGGCGATACGATCCAGCGGGTAGGAGTTGAAGCTGTCCTTGATGCGGTTCAAGCCATCGATCAGTGCCGCATCGCCGACGGCCAGACCGATGCGCAGACCGGCCAGGGAGCGGGACTTGGAAAGTGTCTGGGTGACCAGCAGGTTGGGGTACTGATTCACCAGGGCAATGGCACTGTCACCACCAAAGTCGATATAGGCTTCGTCCACCACCACCAGGGATTCCGTATTGGCCTGCAACAGACGTTCGATCTCACTCAGGGGCAACAGCCGCCCGGTGGGCGCATTGGGGTTGGGGAAGATGATCCCGCCATTGGGCTTGAGATAATCATCCACGGCAATGGCCAGATCCTGGTCCAGCGCCACCGGTTCATAGTCAATCTGGTAGAGCCCGCAGTACACCTTGTAGAAGCTGTAGGTGATGTCCGGAAACAGCAGCGGCTTGTCCTGTTTGAAGAAGCCAAGGAACAGATGCGCCAGCACTTCATCGGAGCCATTACCGACAAACACCTGATTCCGTTGCACACCGTAATAGGCAGCAACGGCGTCTTTCAGCTGGCCACTGTCCGGATCCGGATACAGACGCAAACGCTCATCCGCTTCGCCACGAATCACGTCCAGTACTTTCGGTGACGGGCCCAGTGGATGCTCATTGGTGTTCAGCTTCACCAGCTTGCTGATCTTCGGCTGTTCACCCGGCACATAGGGCTCCAGCTGATGAACGAAGTCACTCCAGTATTTGCTCATAATGTCTCCGCCGGAAGCCTGACACCGGACGCCGGACAAAAACCCGCGCGTCAGGCGTCTGGCGTCCGGCCTCTAGCGTTTAATCCGGTATTCCGCACTGCGGGCGTGGGCGGTGAGGCTTTCGCCGCGGGCCAGGGGAGAAGCAATGCCGGCCAGGGTGCTGGCCCCTTCCGGGGAGCAGCCAATCAGGGAGCTGCGCTTCTGAAAATCATAGACGCCCAGCGGCGAAGAAAAACGCGCCGTGGCGCTGGTGGGCAGCACATGATTGGGGCCGGCGCAGTAGTCACCCAGCGCTTCCGGGGTATGTCGACCCAGGAAGATGGCGCCGGCGTGACGAATCTTTTTCGCCCAGGTTTCCGCATCGTCGATGGACAACTCCAGGTGCTCGGAGGCAATGGTGTTGGCGATCTCGATGGCCTCATTCAGGTCCTTCACCTGAATCAGGGCTCCACGGTTTTTCATGGAGGTGCGGATGATGGTTTCCCGCTCCAGAGTCACCGCCAGGGCCTCCATGGACGCTTCCACCTGCTTGAGGTAATCCGCCTCCGGGCACAACAGAATCGCCTGGGCTTCCTCATCGTGCTCCGCCTGGGAGAACAGATCCATGGCAATCCAGTCCGGGTCGGTCTTGCCATCACACACCACCAGAATCTCGGATGGACCGGCAATCATGTCGATCCCCACCTTGCCGAACACCTGACGCTTGGCTTCGGCCACGTAGATATTGCCGGGGCCGACAATCTTGTCCACCGCCGGTACGGTATCCGTGCCATAGGCCAGTGCGGCAACAGCCTGGGCGCCGCCCACGGAAATAAAACGGTCGACGCCGGCAATGGCGGCGGCCGCCAGCACCATGTCATTCAGCTCACCAGCAGGCGCCGGTGACACCATGATAATCTCGGCAACACCGGCCACCTTGGCTGGCAGGGCATTCATCAGTACAGAACTGGGATAGGCCGCCTTGCCGCCCGGCACATAGATGCCCGCCCGGTCCAGCGGTGTGACCTGCTGCCCCAGGAGCGTGCCATCGGCTTCACGGTAGCTCCAGGAATCCTGCTTCTGTTTCTCGTGATAGCTGCGCACCCGCTCGGCCGCGGCTTCAAGCGCCTGACGCTGGTCGGCAGGAATACGCGCCAGTGCCGCCTGCAATTGCTCGGGGCCGACCACCAGATCCGCGGCAGCGGACAGTTCACGGCGGTCAAATTTGCGGGTGTACTCCACCAGCGCCTCATCACCACGACGGGCCACATCCCGTACGATGTGATGCACCCGCTCAGCCACTTCCGCATCGCGCTCTTCCGACCAGGCGGTCAGCGCGGCAAGCTGCGCATCGAAGTCAGCGTCTTGAGTGTTGAGCCAGGTGGTTTCCATGCTTGAGTACCGTAAAAGTCAGAATCAAAGTCCAGTTTTACCACAGAGGGCACTGAGTTCACTGAGGGAAAAACCAGATATTTTCTATCACCGGGATCAGCAGAAACTCTCGCCTCCTCAATGAAGGGCGTTTTTTACTCTGTGATCTCTGTGGTGAAAAACGCTTTTGGTCTTTTCTGGACTACTCTTTACGCGACGCGACGGCCTCGGCGAGCTTGTCCAGGATCGCCTGGATATCCCCGTGACGGGTCTTCATGCTGGCGCGATTGACGATCACCCGGGTGGAAATATGGGCGATCAGTTCGGTGGGCTCCAGACCATTAGCGCGCAGGGTGTTACCGGTATCAACGATATCCACAATCCGGTCCGCCAGCCCTACCAGCGGCGCCAGTTCCATGGCGCCATAGAGTTTGATGACCTCGGCCTGTTTTCCCTGCTCGGCAAAGTAGGCCTTGGCCACATTGACGAACTTGGTCGCCACACGCAGGCGCCCACCCACCTCCGGGGCATCATTGACCGCCGCCACCATCAATTTGCAACGGGCAATATTCAGGTCCAGTGGCTCGAACACTCCGTCCCCGCCATGCTCCATGAGCACATCCTTGCCCGCCACACCGATATCCGCAGCCCCATGCTGCACGTAGGGAGGCACATCAGTGGCGCGAATGATGATGATCTTCACGTCATCACGGGTGGTGTCGAAGATCAGCTTGCGCGATGCGGACGGATCTTCCAGCAGTTCAATCCCGGCAGCCTTCAACAGCGGCAGGGTTTCCTTGAGGATGCGACCCTTGGACAGGGCGATGGTCAACGGTTTCTGAGACATATTCTTAGGCCAGACCTAGCGTGGCACGCGGCGAATGACCGCGCCCAGCGATTGCAGTTTCTCTTCAATACATTCGTAGCCGCGATCAATGTGGTAGATGCGGTCCACGGTGGTTTCCCCTTCCGCTGCCAACGCAGCAATCACCAGGGACGCCGATGCACGCAGGTCAGTGGCCATTACCGGGGCACCGGTAAGCTGCTCCACACCACGACAGATCGCCGTGTTGCCCTGCACTTCGATATCCGAGCCCATGCGGTTCATTTCCTGAACATGCATGAAGCGGTTTTCAAATACAGTTTCCACGATGGTCCCGGTGCCCTCGGCGATCAGGTTAAGGGCCATGAACTGGGCCTGCATGTCGGTGGGCATGGCCGGATAAGGTGCGGTTCGCAGGGACACGGCTTTCGGCCGGCGGCCTTCCATGTCCAGCTCGATCCAGTCTTCACCCGTGGTGACCTTGGCGCCCGCTTCCTTCAGTTTCTGCAGCACCACATCAAGAATGCCGGGAACGGTATCCTTGGTCTTGATCCGGCCGCCGGTAATCGCCGCAGCGATCAGGTAGGTCCCGGTTTCAATCCGGTCGGCGATGACCTGGTGGTGACAACCACCGAGTTTCTCCACCCCTTCAATGGTGATGGTGTCCGTGCCGGCGCCACTCACCTTGCCTCCCATGGCATTGATGAAGTTGGCCAAATCCACCACTTCCGGTTCACGGGCCGCGTTTTCCAGATAGGTCGTGCCCTCTGCCAGGGCGGCGGCCATCATCAGGTTCTCGGTACCGGTCACGGTGACCGTATCCATGACAATGCGGGCACCTTTCAGGCGACCGTCCACGGAGGCATGCACATAGCCGTTGGCCACCTCGATCTGGGCACCCATGGCCTCAAGACCGCTGAGATGGATATCCACCGGCCGGGAACCAATGGCACAGCCCCCCGGCAAAGAGACCGTGGCCTTGCCAAAATGTGCCACCATGGGGCCCAGCACCAGAATGGAGGCGCGCATGGTCTTCACCAGTTCGTAGGGCGCCACCAGCTCCTTGATGGTGCTGGCATTCACCTCCACGCGCATGCGGTCATCGATCACCACTTCCACACCCATGCGCCCCAGCAGCTCGATCAGGGTGGTTACATCCTGCAGATGGGGCAGGTTGCCCACAGTGACCGGCTCACTGGCCAGCAAGGTGGCGGCCAGAATCGGCAGGGCGGCGTTCTTGGCGCCGGAAATGCGGATCTCGCCGTCCAGACGGCGGCCACCGGTGATGATCAATTTATCCATGAACTGTCTCTAGGCTTGTCTTGAAAGGCCCGGCGTGAAAATCAGGCCAGCCCCATCTTCTGGGCTTTTTCCCACTCGGCGGGAGTAAAGGTGATGATCTGCACCGCGTGGATGGTGTTGCTCTGAATCTGCTCGTTGATAGTGGCATACACCAGCTGCTGCTTCTTCACCGGCATCAGGCCTGCAAAGGCCTCTGACACCACGCGAATCTGGAAACGGTCACCGCCACCTTCCACGGCCACATCGGCATCGTCAAAGCCGGCTTCCACCAGCGCTTTTACCTCTTCCGGATTCATGTTGGCTCCTTATCGGGGGGCATCAGCCAAAAAGCAGGCCCCAAACAGCACAGGAGCGAGTGAAAACTCACTCGCTCCATCTCAGGGGCGCAATAATACGCGAGGCGTAGCAGGCTTGCCACGGCACCGCGTTCAGGTGTCGCTGACAGCGCAGTTATTCCTTGCTGCCTTCCTCGCTATCCAGACCCGCATCGATATTCGCGTCAGCGGTCCAGTTATCGATCACCTTGTCCATATCGCCATATTGCTCCATGCCCTGGGCAAACTGGCTCTTGAAGGTATCTGCCAGATCCAGTCCGTTCACATACACATTGATCACTTTCCACTGACCATCCCGGGAGAACAGGGTGTAGAAGATGGGAATGGTCTTGCCAGTGTTGGTCTGGATTTCCATGCGCACCCGTGCATAGTCCCCCCGCAGATCCCCCTCCTGCATGGGTAGCGTGGTGATCTGCTGACCTTCGTAGAGGGTAATACCGGAGGCGTAGGTGTTAATCAGGCTGTTCTTGAACACCTCCAGAAAACGGTATTTCTGCTCCTTGCTGGAGTGACCGAAGTAGTCGCCCATGACCATGCGGGTGATGCGCTTGAAATCCACCAGCCCCGCCAGCTCCTCGCGCACCAATCCCCGGGCCCGCTCAGGATCCGCCTTGAGCTGCTCACGTTCGGCATCAATACGGGTGGTCATGCGGTCCACCGCATCCATCACCACCTGCCGCGGGTCGCTCTGGGCCTGTGCCAGCGAGCCCATCAGCATCAACACCAGCGCCATTGCCGCGGAAAAAAAGAATTGTCGTTGCATCCAAAGTCTCCCTCTCATCATCGGGCGGTTTTACGGGGTTCCGCCGTCCCTGTCCAGAACCAGTATGTAGTCTTGGAGTCACAACCAGAGTGAACAGTTCCGAAAGAACACTTTTCGGCTCAACCCGGACGGGTTTTGGCGTGTATAATCGCCGCAATTACAGGGAGATTGCATGAGTCACGACCATATCAGTGTCGGCAAACGGGTCCTGGATATCGAGGCCCGCGCCGTCAACGCGCTGAAAGACAGCCTGGACGACCAGTTTTCCGCCGCCTGCGACCAGATGCTCAACGCCCGGGGCCGCGTTATCGTCACTGGCATGGGCAAAAGCGGTCACGTGGGCAACAAGCTGGCCGCCACCCTGGCCAGCACCGGCACCCCATCCTTCTTTGTGCATCCGGGCGAAGCTTCCCACGGCGATCTGGGCATGATCACTCCGGATGATGTGGTACTGGCCCTGTCCAACTCTGGCGAAACCGCCGAAGTGCTGGCCATCCTGCCGGTCATCAAGCGCAAGGGCACCGTACTGATCGGCATGACCGGTCGCACCGCCTCCACACTGGCGCAGCTTTCCGACGTTCACCTGACCGTCGCCGTGACGGAAGAGGCCTGCCCCCACAATCTGGCACCCACCTCGTCCACCACCGCCGCCCTGGCCATGGGGGACGCCCTGGCCATTGCCCTGCTGGAAGCCCGCGGCTTCACACCGGAAGACTTCGCTCTCAGCCATCCGGGCGGCAGCCTGGGCCGCCGACTGCTATTGAAGGTGGACGACATCATGCACGCGGGCGAGGCCCTGCCCGCAGTCTCCACCGACACCAGTGTCAGTGACGCCTTGCTGGAAATGACCCGCAAGGGACTGGGCATGACCGCCATTACCGACAACGACGGCGCCCTGGCCGGCATCTTCACTGATGGTGACTTGCGCCGCCTGCTGGACCGCGATCTGGATATTCGCACGGCCAGTATCGCCGAGGTCATGGTTAGCAACCCGATCACTATTGAAACCGGTCACCTGGCGGCAGAGGCACTGCAGATCATGGAGACCCGCAAGATCAATGGCCTGGTAGTACTGGATAACGAGCGCAAACCGGTGGGTGCCTTCAATATGCAGGACCTGCTGCGCGCGGGGGTGGT
Proteins encoded in this window:
- a CDS encoding Nif3-like dinuclear metal center hexameric protein, translating into MLKRDYMLSLLDKELAADRFQDYCPNGLQVEGREQIRRVVSGVTACQALIDAAIVEDADAILVHHGYFWKGEDQRVRGMKKQRLQTLLRHDINLFAYHLPLDAHPTLGNNAQLARRLGFVMEGGLDDSPHPIGNVGRLDSPMSAEEFCSQAEAVLGRTPLHVGDPGDEIETIAWCTGGAQGFIDKAQLKGVDAYLSGEISEPTTHFARETGIHYFACGHHATERYGAMALGQWLSDNYGIEHTFIDIDNPA
- a CDS encoding trypsin-like peptidase domain-containing protein, producing MVRVIRFFAGPILAGLAVGLAVLWWYEWGPSAQPARHDTGVASYAGAVNHAAPAVVNIYTTQIVTNDDDAEAPLFNRFMEQPRRERALSSLGSGVIVDDKGYILTSYHVIRDADEILVALRDGRDSPARVVGTDPETDLALLHIALEDLPEVELNGNGPVQVGDVVLAIGNPLGVGQTVSMGIVSATGRSHLGIATFENFIQTDAAINRGNSGGALIDTNGHLIGINTAILSADGSWQGIGFATPASIASEVMTDLIEHGRVIRGYLGVTVQDMTPSLADTFGIDEVRGGVVTAVVVDSPAHKGGLQPGDVLVGVNGDLMKDGYEAMNRIAGMKPDQQVTLNIIRNRQPMSMDVVIGTRPPAEAE
- the hisC gene encoding histidinol-phosphate transaminase, which gives rise to MSKYWSDFVHQLEPYVPGEQPKISKLVKLNTNEHPLGPSPKVLDVIRGEADERLRLYPDPDSGQLKDAVAAYYGVQRNQVFVGNGSDEVLAHLFLGFFKQDKPLLFPDITYSFYKVYCGLYQIDYEPVALDQDLAIAVDDYLKPNGGIIFPNPNAPTGRLLPLSEIERLLQANTESLVVVDEAYIDFGGDSAIALVNQYPNLLVTQTLSKSRSLAGLRIGLAVGDAALIDGLNRIKDSFNSYPLDRIAIAAGAAAFEDKAWFEKGCELVISQRDWLDSELSRRGFESLPSAANFLFTRHPQHSGESLAKGLREQGVIVRHFGKPERIADHLRITVGTPEQNQALIKALDTLL
- the hisD gene encoding histidinol dehydrogenase codes for the protein METTWLNTQDADFDAQLAALTAWSEERDAEVAERVHHIVRDVARRGDEALVEYTRKFDRRELSAAADLVVGPEQLQAALARIPADQRQALEAAAERVRSYHEKQKQDSWSYREADGTLLGQQVTPLDRAGIYVPGGKAAYPSSVLMNALPAKVAGVAEIIMVSPAPAGELNDMVLAAAAIAGVDRFISVGGAQAVAALAYGTDTVPAVDKIVGPGNIYVAEAKRQVFGKVGIDMIAGPSEILVVCDGKTDPDWIAMDLFSQAEHDEEAQAILLCPEADYLKQVEASMEALAVTLERETIIRTSMKNRGALIQVKDLNEAIEIANTIASEHLELSIDDAETWAKKIRHAGAIFLGRHTPEALGDYCAGPNHVLPTSATARFSSPLGVYDFQKRSSLIGCSPEGASTLAGIASPLARGESLTAHARSAEYRIKR
- the hisG gene encoding ATP phosphoribosyltransferase gives rise to the protein MSQKPLTIALSKGRILKETLPLLKAAGIELLEDPSASRKLIFDTTRDDVKIIIIRATDVPPYVQHGAADIGVAGKDVLMEHGGDGVFEPLDLNIARCKLMVAAVNDAPEVGGRLRVATKFVNVAKAYFAEQGKQAEVIKLYGAMELAPLVGLADRIVDIVDTGNTLRANGLEPTELIAHISTRVIVNRASMKTRHGDIQAILDKLAEAVASRKE
- the murA gene encoding UDP-N-acetylglucosamine 1-carboxyvinyltransferase; protein product: MDKLIITGGRRLDGEIRISGAKNAALPILAATLLASEPVTVGNLPHLQDVTTLIELLGRMGVEVVIDDRMRVEVNASTIKELVAPYELVKTMRASILVLGPMVAHFGKATVSLPGGCAIGSRPVDIHLSGLEAMGAQIEVANGYVHASVDGRLKGARIVMDTVTVTGTENLMMAAALAEGTTYLENAAREPEVVDLANFINAMGGKVSGAGTDTITIEGVEKLGGCHHQVIADRIETGTYLIAAAITGGRIKTKDTVPGILDVVLQKLKEAGAKVTTGEDWIELDMEGRRPKAVSLRTAPYPAMPTDMQAQFMALNLIAEGTGTIVETVFENRFMHVQEMNRMGSDIEVQGNTAICRGVEQLTGAPVMATDLRASASLVIAALAAEGETTVDRIYHIDRGYECIEEKLQSLGAVIRRVPR
- a CDS encoding BolA/IbaG family iron-sulfur metabolism protein yields the protein MNPEEVKALVEAGFDDADVAVEGGGDRFQIRVVSEAFAGLMPVKKQQLVYATINEQIQSNTIHAVQIITFTPAEWEKAQKMGLA
- a CDS encoding phospholipid-binding protein MlaC — its product is MQRQFFFSAAMALVLMLMGSLAQAQSDPRQVVMDAVDRMTTRIDAEREQLKADPERARGLVREELAGLVDFKRITRMVMGDYFGHSSKEQKYRFLEVFKNSLINTYASGITLYEGQQITTLPMQEGDLRGDYARVRMEIQTNTGKTIPIFYTLFSRDGQWKVINVYVNGLDLADTFKSQFAQGMEQYGDMDKVIDNWTADANIDAGLDSEEGSKE
- a CDS encoding KpsF/GutQ family sugar-phosphate isomerase, which produces MSHDHISVGKRVLDIEARAVNALKDSLDDQFSAACDQMLNARGRVIVTGMGKSGHVGNKLAATLASTGTPSFFVHPGEASHGDLGMITPDDVVLALSNSGETAEVLAILPVIKRKGTVLIGMTGRTASTLAQLSDVHLTVAVTEEACPHNLAPTSSTTAALAMGDALAIALLEARGFTPEDFALSHPGGSLGRRLLLKVDDIMHAGEALPAVSTDTSVSDALLEMTRKGLGMTAITDNDGALAGIFTDGDLRRLLDRDLDIRTASIAEVMVSNPITIETGHLAAEALQIMETRKINGLVVLDNERKPVGAFNMQDLLRAGVV